The Vitis vinifera cultivar Pinot Noir 40024 chromosome 7, ASM3070453v1 genomic interval ATGTTGGATGGATGACTGGACCATTAAAATGAGGCGTGTAAAGTAGCACTAAggacaagaataaaaaaatgaatgccTTGTCAACACTCAAAAATTCCTTCTCAAGGTTACGGTCATCACATGTGAACTCCTTTACGGGGATTCCTTCCCCCATcaaatgtttgattaatttcaaaatctcacttaattgatattaaatttaaaacccAGGAGAGAGGGTGGTGGTGGGGAGTGGGGTTTCTGCAGCGCTTTCCCCAGATTTCATGAAGTTTGCCTaatgggaaggaaaaaaaacccaaatcagGGCCTATCTGAAAAACCCTGTGCCATTTTCTTTCGTAGGAAGAAGATTATGGTTTCCAACACCCATATGCTGGTGGTTAAAACAAAGCTGACGTTCAATCGAATTTATCTCTCAAGATGGTATGGTATATGCTAAATGGAACAAGGagattatttttcatactccAATTGAACATAACAATGAGGACGAAACATGGGATGTTAAATTCGAGAAAGGTGACCATCATTCTTCAAAACTGCAGCTTGTCGGGACAACGACAAGATAGCTCGATTCGAGCTTTGGTGCTAGAGCAATTGAAGATGGCCTGCAAAGCAAGGAAGACCCAAGGGGTGGTGCGGGAATTCCTTTCGATCTCCGAGTTATGTTTTTGGTGGAAACAAGAAGGTGGGAATAAGAAATGAAGTGTAGGAATTCTTTTCCTTCcccttattttcaattttggcaTCTTTATGTAGTGTTTTATTGGTAAATTTGGGAATAGTACTTGAGTTGTTTGTACGAGATAATGTTgcttttcccttattttttattttggcatCTTTATATGGTGTTGTCTTAGGAATAGTGATTGAGTTGTCTGTAAAAGATAATATTGCTTTTTGGTTGTATGAGATGATTCTATGCCATCTATCACAATGTGATAATTATGTTGTCATATCAAATAAAGTTAAAGAATGACGTAAGAAATAATAACTTTCTTATTGTTTGTTGTGTTTATATTTTGTACCTTCGTATCAATCTTAAAATTTATGActttggttatatatatatatatatatatatatatatgatatctaTCCTAATGTGATAATTATGTTGTCATATCAAACGAGGTTAAAGGATGATGTGAGAAATAAACACTCTCTCAAATAAGTGATATTATTTAGCGGTCAATTGTGATTTTCTTGTTGTTTGTTGtatccatattttatatattttgtccCTTGTTCAAATAATCTAACATTTTCCTAACTTGActttggttatatatatattaggataattttttattatgtcgTGCACCCTCATCCTTATCTTTGTGtttatattttaatgtaaaaCTTTTATGTCCATAGGGGTAGAACtcttatgctatgtttggttttaaaaaattttgaaaaaatataaattagtaTTTCtatagttttcatttattttccaaacaaaaacaataataaatcatATTAGTATAAGAAATGGGCCTGGTTTGTTCAGCCCACATTCAAGTCGCCATCAGCTTCGTTTCTATTGGGCCTAgatattatttctaaaaaggCGAGTGATCCAGTGTGGTATATGGAATCTATGGATATACTTGCACAGTTGTGACAGTATACATCATCACCAATCAATTAATCATGAACATCAACAAAGCCTACCACCGGCTTTCTCTCCTCTCGCATCAccttcccttttctctctctccccctcattttctctcactctctctcccCAGATTCACATCTACCCGTACACGTGGCCGCCTGAGAACACTCCCTTCCTGCGCCGGCGGCACCACCACTCGTGCCGCCATGTCCTCCTCCAGGTTTCTTCATCTCGTCCCTATCAACGCCGCTGCAGCCGAAGGTGACACCGGCGTCGGCTCTAATGGCTCTGTTTCGTCTACTGCCGAAGACGAAGGTGCTTTGGAAAAAGTGTTTCTTATCTATGTTCAgagctttatttatttacttttttggGGTTTCGGATTTGATCGGACGTATTAGATTTAGTGATCATCGCATATCGTTATACTCAGTTGAATAGCTGAGGTGGTGTTTGGTTAGTTTTGTGCGCGGACTTTTCTCGCTTTTTGGAGCACAAATTGAAGTTTTTGTTCTTCCGTTTTTGTTTAATATTGATAAGCAGAAAAAGTACTCACAAATTCgagtattttgttgattttgagtttGTTTCAAGAAAATATAGGAATTGAGTGTTTGAGTTGAATTAGATTGAATTTTGAGTTTTCTTTAGACATTTTCTTGTAGCTGTTTCAGTGTATGATTGAGCTTAGGTCATTTCTAAATCCATTAAGGAGAATTACTACAGTAAGAAGCATGTATTCAATTCAACAGAATTGGATTTTTGGAATCAAATTCAGTTATATGTCAAAATTGGTTGCAGCCATATGATTGTTGATTGAGCTGGTTTTATCTCCCTCCAGTAACTCATGCATATATCGATTCATATAATGCAGAAAATTCGGCATTGGGAAGCGGTTATCGGCTGCCTCCTCCTGAAATTAAGGATATTGTTGACGCTCCACCACTTCCCGCATTGTCATTCTCACCACAGAGGGATAAGATACTATTTCTCAAGCGGAGAGCTTTACCTCCACTAGAAGAGCTAGCAAAACCCGAGGAAAAGCTGGCTGGTATTCGCATTGATGGAAAATGTAACACCAGGAGTCGGATGTGAGTAATGGGGAAGCTTTTCAGCTATGTTTTTATGCACATGAGAAGTTGGGCATTCATACACATTTATAGGATAGTTGTTTATTTGGTCTGCCTTTCTGGATATATGGACCTTTAGTGCAGTCTAAGAGGTTTGGCTTTCTCAACAACTGTTATATCCCATGTCTTCTTTCCAGAGTTCCCCAGCAAAATATTGTCCTCCAGCGACAGCAAATTGTCTAAGCCCTGAATAGGTCTCTAATTGCCTGCAGTGACTCCAAGGAGATGAATAGGCTTAGTGAATTTTGCAATTAGAGGTCATATGTATTGTGTGGGTCtgtatcttcttctttcttcgtGACTCTTGTTGCAAGGAAAAAGTGGATTTTATTTGCTCAATATAGAAATATTAAGAACCAGGCATTTCATTGAATTGTCATGTTGATTAATTTGGGTTTTTCCCCTCTGAATTTAAGCTTGCTACATTGGTTAATACTTTAATATTCATCTTCAGGTCATTCTACACTAGTATTGGGATCCATCAGTTAATGCCTGATGGTACTCTAGGGCCAGAGAAAGAGGTACATGGCTTCCCTGATGGCGCTAAGATTAATTTTGTTAGCTGGTAATTTTCTGGAATTTGTTCTTCTTGGTACACTTTGCAAAACCTTTTGAGAGCATCTCACTGTCTGAGTCTGTTAACATTTCAATCCGATACTCTTCTTTTGTGCTGATGGatctatttattttgtttttctcaagGTCACTTAATGGTCAGCATTTATCCTTCAGCATCCGAGTTGATGAGGTAATTGATCCATTAGTTAAGATTTGAGTACTGACATCAAATCAATGTGCTTAATGTTGCTTCTCAGACAATCAATCATATCTGAGAAACCCCCACCCAGTGACCTGACTATTATAAACTTCATTTGTATTTTGATTGCTGGAATGGTTGTTTGATCCACACCTgcatcatataaaaatatttaatagacAATACTAGTGAGCCTAGATAACTTGCTATGGTGAATACTTTTGGTGTGCCtcttgttgggctttgtggtcGTGGGGTGGGGTTGGTGTTGGGGTTCTCCTGTTGATTGATGAATCTGCTTGGTGATTTTCTTAGGCACGAGTTTAATCTAATTTTCAGATCATAACCATTATTATAATGTTTTGTTGGTTTCAAATATATTCCATTTTGGAAATTTCCTAAGAGGTACTTTAGATCCTTACTATCTTATACTCTACATGCAAATAACTATATGTCATATTCTTGTGCAGCATCCTACTTAGCTATGCAGTTTTTTCCTTATCTCCTATAAAACACTGGTCTAATTTCTAGAAATTTTTCCTGGGACAGGAGGAGAACAGTAGTAGCAAGCTTAGAATATGGGTTGCTGATGTGGAAACTGGGAAAGCTAGACCCCTTTTTCAGTCACCAGATATCCATCTCAATGCAGTTTTTGACAAGTAGATGCTAGTTTTCTATGTATGAAATTGTAATTTAGGAACATTTACCTGTAGTTTTGCTAATTCCCTTCTTCTCTTGCTTCTCAGTTTTGTTTGGGTAGATGACTCTACTCTATTAGTTTGTACCATTCCTTTATCTCGTGGAGATCCACCAAAAAAACCATTGGTTCCCTCTGGCCCCAAGGTTCAATCTAATGAGCAGAAGAATGTCGTTCAAGTAAGAACCTTCCAGGATCTGCTAAAGGATGAGTATGATGCTGATTTGTTTGACTACTATGCTACCACACAACTTGTTTTGGCTTCTTTGGATGGGACCATGAAGGAAATTGGGCCACCTGCTGTATATACATCAATGGACCCCTCGCCAGATCAGAAATACCTTTTGATAAGTTCAATTCACAGACCATATTCTTTCATTGTACCATGTGGAAGGTTTCCCAAAAAGGTAGATCTATGGACAAGTGAAGGGAAGTTTGTCAGAGAACTTTGTGATTTGCCCCTTGCTGAGGACATTCCCATTGCATTCAACAGTGTGCGAAAAGGGATGCGCTCAATCAATTGGAGGGCGGATAAGCCTTCAACACTCTACTGGTATGCAAATGAATATTCTACTCTTCTCACAGTATTCAGAACATGGAATATATTAACTTTAATGTATGGGTACAAACTTTTAATATTGACAATTTTCCAGTGAATGATTTTCAATAGCGGTCTTGAATGTTGATTAAATTCCTCCTCTCCCACTCTTTGATTCCCTCTCTGTCTCTAATGTTTTGATGAGAGTTGAAAACTCAGATGTTCCATTGAGCTTGACACTGTAAGAGTGCAAGCTGTTGATTCTGGGCAGTTCCAAATAAAATGTTATGTCAGTGTCATTTAGATTGCCGTATTTAAAAAGTAAGATTGAACAAACTCAGAGGCTGCATCATATGAATGAATGAGTCTGCATTATATGAGTGAATGATCTTTCTTCTATGAATGAACTGTAGAGCTCGGCAGTCTTAAGATTAAAATTCCTACTTTTTCATTTAGTAACATAAATGAcctaaaatcaattttagaaaCCCCTACTTGTTTTTAGTAATATAAATTACTCAAAAGCTATTTTAAAACACACCACAATGGTCAACCAAGCCTGAGGAATTCTTGTTTGTGCATATAATTTCAACTGCCTATTTAACTTTGTTGAGGGTCAAACACAcccaaataattaaacaaattatatatttgtGTATGTACTTACCAAGCATGAGGAATTCTTGTTTGTGCATATAATTTCAACTACCTATTTAACTTTGTTGAGGGTCATCCTAGGGTGGAGACACAAGATGAAGGTGATGCAAAAGTGGAAGTTTCTCCACGTGATATAGTTTATATGCAACCTGCTGAGCCGCTTGATGGTGAACAGCAAGCAATCTTACATAAACTTGATCTTCGATATGGGTATGAATGCAGGATGTTTATTTGATTTCTCTTTATCCtgcaaaatttaaataagtaaTGTCACATGCAATTCAGAGGGTTCTAACTTTGTTAGccctttcttacattttttggCAAATCATTCTTCTTGGGTATTTTTTACATATAAAGCATTCTGTTTCTATGGGATTGTGAATCTCAGAAATTAAGTAGGCAAATCCACTCACATTTATGTCCATCAACTTTGTTGTGCTATAGTTGgcttttttaatcatttaacttttttgtttcttttttctctttttttatgcCCTCACTGGGACTCAGACCTGGAATCACAATCCCATTTCAACCCCTATCGTTCCATCAACTTTGTTGAGCTATGCATGTACAATatgtgatgtaggacaaccctaggatggttgcctacacacAAAGGTAGGTggactagggttttatttttagggtgtaaggagaggaacaaagaataaattttatggtagggaaaattataagataagaaatagagagagagaagaaacaatgaagaaaagatggaaaaccttaagagtctcactaaggccttttaggagtctcaccattgagggttgcaaccttgcaatgaaagaaaatataatattattaatatcaatcatccctttgatttacattaattagcctatttataggcttctctaagaaatcaaAAGTCtattaggactctaataacttattatgattttaattctaattataacatccaaagtctactagggctctaataacctattatgactcaaattctaattatattataacttaactagctaatcctaattagactccaacaaataccaatcttaattcaattctaaatttctaattaatatttatcctacttaaagtttacttaggtcttccctttcctccttgaataaactttaaaaggctttcccccatcaataTGTCTCTCCAGTTCTTCCAAGTCACATATTCTATCACTAAATTTGTGGATCTTTTTAAATTATCCGCTTAAAAACATTTGCATCATAGTATTTGATATCCATCATGTCAAGATGGATTACTTGCTACATCTGTTAAATTATGCAATCGATTTGTGGTCGACCATagcttctttttctcttttccttttccaagATCTGCTGAAAGGTTTTCCAAGAATATTTAGTTGATGTATGTGTCTTTTTCCAAATCTACAGAGGGATTTCTTGGTGTGATGATTCTTTGGCTCTTGTTTATGAATCCTGGTACAAAACACGGCGAACAAGAACCTGGGTCATTTCTCCTGGTTCTGAAGATGTGAGTCCACGCATACTGTTTGATAGGTCATCAGAAGATGTATACTCTGATCCTGGTTCACCTATGTTGCGGAGAACTACTGCTGGGACTTATGTGATTGCAAagataaagaaggaaaatgatGAAGGCACATATATCTTACTTAATGGAAGTGGTGCTACACCAGAGGGGAACATCCCATTCCTTGATTTGTTTGACATGTAAGTGTCTCAAAATCATGTGTTTGTGGTGTCCCTGTATTCCCCTTTCCCTTTCCCTGCTGTCCCTCTTCCTTCTGGCTGATAATCATGGTTCCGTAGTTATCTAACACAAAGTCTTTCAGAAATACAGGTAGCAAAGAACGAATATGGGAAAGCGACAAAGAGAAATACTATGAGACTGTTGTTGCACTAATGTCTGATCAGAGTGAGGGGGATTTATATCTTAATCAGTTGAAAATCTTGACTTCCAAAGAGTCAAAAACTGAAAACACCCAATATTTCATACAGAGCTGGTTAGATAAGAAAGCATGCCAGATTACAAATTTCCCTCATCCATATCCTCAGCTGGCATCGCTACAGAAAGAAATGATCAGATATGAGAGAAAGGATGGGGTTCAACTTACTGCAACATTATACCTGCCACCAGGCTATGATCCCTCAAAAGATGGCCCTCTTCCCTGTCTGGTTTGGTCTTACCCTGGAGAATTTAAAAGCAAAGATGCTGCTGGGCAAGTACGTGGTTCTCCTAATGAGTTTGCAGGCATAGGTCCAACATCTGCTCTACTTTGGCTGGCTAGAAGGTCCAAATTTCCCTCTGTTTcctttgtcttttctttttggtgtaTCCTTCATGAATTTCCTTCTATTTCTCCTTGTCAGTGACTGGTTTGGTTTAGATATTTTCAGCCAATTTCTGATTGCTCTGGGTCTTTCAGGTTTGCTATTTTATCTGGACCCACAATTCCCATTATTGGCGAGGGCAATGAAGAGGCAAATGATAGGTAATCAGATACCTCCTATTTTCCAGCATTTAAGTTTTCCATCTTACTCATACAATGTAGTCAAGTTTTCTtaatataaacttaaattaGGTTAATGACATTTAACAATTCATAGAATTGAAATTTGTTTCTGTTCTTAAAAGAGCACATTTTCCACACGGTGATGGTTGTTTTGTGAAAAGAATTTGCAAAGCAGTTATGAAAGCTTTTGCACCTGGAAAAGCTTAGAGATGGCCTCTGAAGTGGGAAATGGAGTAGGAAAAACGGGAAATGTGGAATCCCAGAAATGCATGAGAAACAAGGTGAACTAACATTATTAATGTCAATATTGGTAGGAGCAAAAAACAAATATGGGTTTTCTTAATCTTTGGGCATGGTCCAATTTGCTTATAGCTCTTGGCCCTTCTTCTATTGTAGATTTTGTGTTTTGGATAGGGTCTTGTTGAGGGGTGCCCTTTTTTGTTGTCATTCTTCGTTTTTTTTGGTGGCGTCTTAGGTGCCCATTGTATACACCCTGTATGCTTTGGGGCACTTTTCTGGCGCTTCATTTATTAATGTGCACTctctttacctataaaaaacaaaaaaatgggttttcttAAACCATGAGGAATAAAGACTATTTGATACAGAATTGGTAGATATAGTTGGAAAGCTGGTATGAAAGAAATTCTTTCCCTAAGCTACTCTCATCATTTTGTACTACTAGCAACTGGGATAATATCTATTAGAAATCAACGATGTTGCTTAACATGGTATAATGGTACTGAGACATAATGAACCTTTTCAGATCTGTTTCTTCGAATTTCTCTTATTCATTTCCCTTGTTGACACTCCTTGCCACTCTATGAATCCTGCATTCAATAAGATGTATGTGCTGTTTCTGTTGCTCTTCCATGTATATTTCATGCCCTCCTTTCCTCCAAATTCTCTCGTAAGAAGTTACTGATCTTTTGTCATTATGTTTTTCAAGAGTATTTGTAGACTTCTAACATGATCAATGAAGGTGTGCGTCCATCTCTTGATCTCATTCTGGAACCAACAAAGATTGGAATCTCTCATTATTATGTCTCTTCTCACAACAATTGATTTTTCTGCAAAGTACAGAAATTATACTAGTATACACCGAGCTTCTTTTTCTCCTCCAGCTTTTTTACTTTGTCTTTTGTAAAAGGATTAGTACTTTGCTTTTGTTTGGAGGCTGAAAACATGCATTTAATTGGTTTTCTTTGTTGACTAGTAAAGAGGTTTCACAAAACTAGTTTCTCTATTTGAACCATATGTGTTGATCAGGTATGTAGAGCAACTGGTTGCGAGTGCAGAGGCTGCGGTGGAAGAAGTTATTCGGCGTGGTGTAAGCTCCTTTACTCTTCTCTGTAGGAATGTTATTAGGAAGGTTCTGAGGTAGAATTTTAATCAGAGCTTTTGTGGTGTACTGAAGGTGGCTCATCCAAACAAAATTGCTGTTGGGGGTCATTCCTATGGGGCATTTATGACTGCAAACCTCCTAGCACATGCCCCTCATCTGTTCTGTTGCGGAATTGCTCGTTCTGGTGCTTACAACAGAACACTTACACCTTTTGGCTTTCAGGTAGCACACTGGTTAGAATGGCTAAAATTTTGTTCTACTTCTAATTTCTTTTCTGCAGCTGAATggacatatttttttaaagaaattatgtTAGCATTCATGGCAGTCTCTATAGTTTCTTGTCTCAGTATGATTTAGTTATTATCTTTTGCCATGTAGAATGAGGACCGAACACTCTGGGAAGCCACTGACACTTATGTAGAGATGAGCCCTTTCATGTCAGCTAATAAAATCAAAAGGCCTGTCTTGCTTATCCACGGAGAAGAAGACAATAATCCAGGGACACTTACGATGCAGgtaaaagaaaaggtttctttttGTTCAACTTCTTAAGATGTTGCTAATTAACTGATTGATAAGCACAACTTTTACATGGAAGTAATTTCTTTTtcagattttcatttttaagtaCTATTCCAAAAACTGATTTTAAGTAGGTTAAAGTTGGTAAAGTAGTTCTTTTCTTCCAATCTTGTTTACTTGACACATAATTTGTACTCTCAAAAACAATGCAGTCAGATCGTTTCTTTAATGCTCTGAAAGGTCATGGTGCTCTTTGTCGCCTGGTGATTCTTCCCTTTGAGAGCCATGGCTATGCTGCAAGGGAGAGTATCATGCACGTCCTTTGGGAAACAGATAGGTGGCTACAGAAACATTGTGTATCAAACACTACCAATGTGAATGAAAATCTTGATACATGTAATGATGAGGCAAAGGAAGAAATTACTGATCCGGAAAGCAAGACAGTTCCTGCCAGCGGGGGAGGCAACCCAGAGCTGGCAGAGTCAGAGCATGAAGGATTTCACCCTAGGGCTAGGGCATCATTATGGTAACTTCTTCTACCTtgagaataaaataaagaaaatctcCAACCACTATTCTTTTATGATTGCTTTCAGTTTAATAGTAGAATCTAAGTAACATCTTAGGTTAACAATCCTTGTGCAAAAGTGGGAATTTCCATATTGTATTGAATGGATCAATGCAGATGCTGACTAGTGAAGGATAACTGCTGGAGCTTCAGTTCAATGCATAAACAGGGGTCCCAGCATCATGGTTGCACCAAGGTACATTAGTTTGAATGATCTAAATCACTGTTCCCTAAGATTATTTTCGCCCAAACAATCTGTTTCTAAATTGATGCAATGATGCCTGTTGACAAATCATCTCTGTATAACTCCATCGGCTTGCATATGAATTCCCACAAACCTCACATAGAATAGTCTTTATAATCAGGTTTGGCATCTGTTAACCATTGATGAGCTTGAGATCAGGGAAGAAATTGAGCAGATGGAACAATTTATTTGATGAAGTGTATATGCATTTCAATCAAATTTGTACTTTACGAAGGGGAGAATATGTATTTTATGGACCACAGAAGTCATTGTTGGTTTTCAATAATATTGGATTctgaaaaaaatgattattccTGCTCTCGTTCTTCACTAACTCATGTGTTACAAGCCCTATCAAAATGCAGCTGACCCTTTACAAGAAAGGGCTCCAAACTGATAATTAACCCTTGCTTTCCGGGGCTTGAAAAATATAAACTAGTGCTGGAAAAAGGGTAACGGTTCGTATTCACAGGGAAACTAATAACTGCTGGTAAGCTGCTTTTTACAATCCATAGGTGACAGATGAACTGCTTCCTATCGATTTCTCTTGAAGTTACTTCCTGTTGTGGAAAATTCTATCAGAttaagagtgtatttgatagtaattttaggaagtaaCACTTggaaatttttatcaaattcacCCTAAACAGCTCAAAGCTCAATTAATTGGTGATGGATTGTTCTATTGTTTTGGGGACTTATGAGTAAAGCCCAATTGGAGACGCCCTTTGCGACTGCTTGTCTGTCACCATTTAATCCTAATCCTAGCGAAATAACGAGTCCTAAAAGAATTTTTAGATCTCTTTGCCTATATATTTATCCCTCACCTGCCCTCTTATCAGAAGAACAGAGAATGGTTCTAGAGTCATGGACGTGGGTGATTTCAATGATATTCTCACACACTGCGAGCATTTAGAGGCATTTCGAAGTATTGTAAGACCATCCAAATGTAAATTGACTTCAAATATGGACTAAATTGCTCGACAATTGCCCTACCAAATCTTGAGCCATTTTCAATCAGAAGCATCCGTGAGTTATTTGGGTTGACCTTGCTTAAAACATAACTACATAAGTACAAGTGGTTTAGATGGTCATCCTTTATCCCATTGATGCCCCCGATCATTAGTCAGGCTAAGTGTGGGCTGTCCTAACCATTCTGTCCAGGTTGGTGTAAACACcgtttaaaatatttagtatatACACTTGCCCGTCGAACCCTAGTTAGCAACTTAAACAACAGCGGAAGGTAggcaataaaatattaaaatt includes:
- the LOC100243431 gene encoding probable glutamyl endopeptidase, chloroplastic isoform X2 produces the protein MNINKAYHRLSLLSHHLPFSLSPPHFLSLSLPRFTSTRTRGRLRTLPSCAGGTTTRAAMSSSRFLHLVPINAAAAEGDTGVGSNGSVSSTAEDEENSALGSGYRLPPPEIKDIVDAPPLPALSFSPQRDKILFLKRRALPPLEELAKPEEKLAGIRIDGKCNTRSRMSFYTSIGIHQLMPDGTLGPEKEVHGFPDGAKINFVSWSLNGQHLSFSIRVDEEENSSSKLRIWVADVETGKARPLFQSPDIHLNAVFDNFVWVDDSTLLVCTIPLSRGDPPKKPLVPSGPKVQSNEQKNVVQVRTFQDLLKDEYDADLFDYYATTQLVLASLDGTMKEIGPPAVYTSMDPSPDQKYLLISSIHRPYSFIVPCGRFPKKVDLWTSEGKFVRELCDLPLAEDIPIAFNSVRKGMRSINWRADKPSTLYWVETQDEGDAKVEVSPRDIVYMQPAEPLDGEQQAILHKLDLRYGGISWCDDSLALVYESWYKTRRTRTWVISPGSEDVSPRILFDRSSEDVYSDPGSPMLRRTTAGTYVIAKIKKENDEGTYILLNGSGATPEGNIPFLDLFDINTGSKERIWESDKEKYYETVVALMSDQSEGDLYLNQLKILTSKESKTENTQYFIQSWLDKKACQITNFPHPYPQLASLQKEMIRYERKDGVQLTATLYLPPGYDPSKDGPLPCLVWSYPGEFKSKDAAGQVRGSPNEFAGIGPTSALLWLARRFAILSGPTIPIIGEGNEEANDRYVEQLVASAEAAVEEVIRRGVAHPNKIAVGGHSYGAFMTANLLAHAPHLFCCGIARSGAYNRTLTPFGFQNEDRTLWEATDTYVEMSPFMSANKIKRPVLLIHGEEDNNPGTLTMQSDRFFNALKGHGALCRLVILPFESHGYAARESIMHVLWETDRWLQKHCVSNTTNVNENLDTCNDEAKEEITDPESKTVPASGGGNPELAESEHEGFHPRARASL
- the LOC100243431 gene encoding probable glutamyl endopeptidase, chloroplastic isoform X1 — encoded protein: MNINKAYHRLSLLSHHLPFSLSPPHFLSLSLPRFTSTRTRGRLRTLPSCAGGTTTRAAMSSSRFLHLVPINAAAAEGDTGVGSNGSVSSTAEDEENSALGSGYRLPPPEIKDIVDAPPLPALSFSPQRDKILFLKRRALPPLEELAKPEEKLAGIRIDGKCNTRSRMSFYTSIGIHQLMPDGTLGPEKEVHGFPDGAKINFVSWSLNGQHLSFSIRVDEEENSSSKLRIWVADVETGKARPLFQSPDIHLNAVFDNFVWVDDSTLLVCTIPLSRGDPPKKPLVPSGPKVQSNEQKNVVQVRTFQDLLKDEYDADLFDYYATTQLVLASLDGTMKEIGPPAVYTSMDPSPDQKYLLISSIHRPYSFIVPCGRFPKKVDLWTSEGKFVRELCDLPLAEDIPIAFNSVRKGMRSINWRADKPSTLYWVETQDEGDAKVEVSPRDIVYMQPAEPLDGEQQAILHKLDLRYGGISWCDDSLALVYESWYKTRRTRTWVISPGSEDVSPRILFDRSSEDVYSDPGSPMLRRTTAGTYVIAKIKKENDEGTYILLNGSGATPEGNIPFLDLFDINTGSKERIWESDKEKYYETVVALMSDQSEGDLYLNQLKILTSKESKTENTQYFIQSWLDKKACQITNFPHPYPQLASLQKEMIRYERKDGVQLTATLYLPPGYDPSKDGPLPCLVWSYPGEFKSKDAAGQVRGSPNEFAGIGPTSALLWLARRFAILSGPTIPIIGEGNEEANDRYVEQLVASAEAAVEEVIRRGVAHPNKIAVGGHSYGAFMTANLLAHAPHLFCCGIARSGAYNRTLTPFGFQNEDRTLWEATDTYVEMSPFMSANKIKRPVLLIHGEEDNNPGTLTMQSDRFFNALKGHGALCRLVILPFESHGYAARESIMHVLWETDRWLQKHCVSNTTNVNENLDTCNDEAKEEITDPESKTVPASGGGNPELAESEHEGFHPRARASLW